In Synechococcus sp. A18-25c, a single window of DNA contains:
- a CDS encoding RluA family pseudouridine synthase has protein sequence MPFRTPAGRPALMGELSGIPLVLAHPRFLVVQKPAGLLSQPGLGAHQQDSLITRLQRECKGLRLVHRLDRDTSGLVVVARDQDSLRDLSALFAARLVQKLYLADVVGTVGKHQGCQDQPLARLERHPPRYGPHPDGKPCRTLWRQHARMPGLTRLWLRPLTGRSHQLRAHLAAMGTPIVGDPIYGGSESSGLGPMRLHALALSFPNFEGRGRVRVRAQFPSWA, from the coding sequence GTGCCGTTCCGAACACCGGCGGGGCGGCCGGCTCTGATGGGTGAGCTGTCTGGCATCCCGCTGGTGCTTGCTCATCCACGCTTTCTCGTGGTGCAGAAACCTGCAGGTCTGCTCAGTCAGCCAGGACTCGGGGCCCATCAGCAGGATTCGCTGATCACGCGGCTCCAGCGCGAGTGCAAGGGGTTGCGTTTGGTGCACCGTCTGGATCGCGACACCTCAGGGCTGGTGGTGGTGGCCCGCGACCAAGACAGCTTGCGTGATCTGAGTGCGCTCTTTGCGGCCCGCCTGGTGCAGAAGTTGTATCTCGCTGATGTGGTGGGCACGGTTGGCAAGCACCAGGGTTGCCAGGATCAACCCTTGGCTCGGCTGGAGAGGCATCCACCGCGCTATGGCCCGCACCCCGATGGCAAACCCTGTCGCACACTCTGGCGACAACATGCCCGTATGCCTGGATTAACCCGCCTTTGGTTGCGCCCGCTGACCGGCCGTTCCCATCAGTTGCGGGCCCATCTTGCAGCGATGGGAACACCAATTGTTGGTGATCCCATCTATGGAGGCTCCGAGAGCAGCGGCCTTGGGCCGATGCGGTTGCACGCGCTGGCCTTAAGTTTCCCAAATTTTGAAGGCCGTGGTCGTGTGCGGGTCAGGGCGCAATTCCCAAGCTGGGCTTAG
- a CDS encoding HDIG domain-containing metalloprotein, protein MPSIELRSHRLTRLWRSWLRSESPRRPVLRWNRLQTGALLILCGLVALVSSWPWLVEPDLRPGLTAPFDAVAPKEARVVDSEALEQRRSSLGSSTFVQVLNPADNQQIRMRLERYLSELERVANSEEAERIGPVNLSADEQQWLQQRNPEQGRQWDMALRRALARMLSQGLVNNLALEQLQQATAVQLQGLEDTKSPGALSLGSKVLTTTLQGASNLQTDPLRSQRLIEELITQQGIPTIEVSKGDVITRKGEPISSQAYDVLDFFGMVNRRPKLGLWISHFTEALAGCGVLLLVMRRERPCLEAPHGLLALGLLLLSQACKLWFGASVSPLAVIVPPTLLLAQGLGTTSALAWMAMASLLWPTPVTGLGEGRLLIAAATATVAAIQAGRLRSRAQLLQLAVLLPIGAWLAELLLPSQGGLSLTGSWMPLLPNAGDRAPEALLLGLMMMMAILVIPLLESSFGLLTRARLMELADQERPLLRRLSSEAPGTFEHTLMICGLAEEGARAIGADVDLIRTGSLYHDVGKLHAPDWFIENQTSGENPHTRLNDPLASAGVLQAHVDEGLKLARRHRLPRPIADFIPEHQGTLRMGYFLHQAREKDPSVAETRFRYHGPTPRSKETGIMMLADGCEAALRSLPPDTSEQEARNTVKRIVEARISDGQLAQSSLSRAELELVMHSFVRVWRRMRHRRIPYPIPAKRRFSA, encoded by the coding sequence ATGCCGTCCATTGAGTTGCGCTCGCACCGCCTAACACGGCTCTGGAGATCCTGGCTAAGGAGCGAATCGCCACGTCGCCCTGTGCTGCGCTGGAACCGCTTGCAGACAGGTGCACTGCTGATCCTGTGTGGACTGGTGGCGCTGGTTTCAAGCTGGCCATGGCTGGTGGAGCCAGATCTGCGACCGGGACTGACCGCTCCTTTCGATGCCGTAGCGCCTAAGGAAGCGCGGGTCGTGGATAGCGAAGCGCTGGAGCAACGCCGATCCAGCCTTGGGTCCAGCACCTTTGTTCAAGTGCTCAATCCCGCTGACAACCAGCAGATCCGCATGCGACTGGAGCGGTATCTGAGCGAACTGGAACGGGTGGCCAATAGCGAAGAGGCCGAGCGTATCGGCCCCGTCAATCTCTCGGCCGATGAACAGCAATGGCTCCAACAACGCAACCCTGAACAAGGTCGCCAATGGGACATGGCCCTGCGCCGGGCCTTGGCACGCATGCTTAGCCAGGGACTGGTCAACAATCTCGCCCTGGAGCAGCTGCAGCAAGCGACGGCAGTTCAACTCCAGGGGCTCGAGGACACCAAGAGCCCAGGAGCGCTCAGCCTGGGCAGCAAGGTGCTGACGACAACGCTTCAAGGCGCGAGCAATCTGCAAACCGACCCCCTGCGCAGCCAACGGCTGATTGAGGAATTGATCACGCAGCAGGGAATCCCCACGATTGAAGTGAGCAAGGGCGATGTGATCACACGGAAGGGGGAGCCGATCAGCTCTCAGGCCTACGACGTGCTGGATTTTTTCGGCATGGTCAATCGACGCCCCAAGCTGGGGCTGTGGATCAGTCATTTCACCGAAGCGCTTGCCGGCTGCGGTGTGCTGCTGCTGGTGATGCGCAGGGAACGTCCTTGCCTGGAGGCTCCCCACGGCTTGTTGGCGCTTGGGCTGCTACTGCTGAGCCAAGCCTGCAAGCTGTGGTTCGGAGCCTCGGTCAGCCCGCTGGCGGTGATCGTGCCGCCCACCTTGCTGTTGGCGCAAGGGTTAGGCACCACCAGTGCCTTGGCCTGGATGGCCATGGCCAGCTTGCTCTGGCCGACGCCTGTGACAGGACTGGGTGAGGGAAGACTGCTGATTGCTGCCGCGACAGCCACCGTTGCGGCCATTCAGGCGGGCCGCCTGCGCAGCCGTGCTCAACTCCTCCAATTGGCGGTGCTCTTGCCGATTGGGGCTTGGCTGGCCGAGCTGTTACTGCCTTCTCAAGGGGGCTTATCCCTCACTGGTTCGTGGATGCCGCTGCTCCCGAATGCAGGCGATCGAGCACCAGAAGCGTTGCTGCTCGGGCTGATGATGATGATGGCCATTTTGGTCATTCCTCTGCTCGAGAGCTCCTTCGGCCTCCTGACCCGGGCCCGGCTGATGGAGCTGGCCGACCAGGAGCGACCGTTGCTCCGACGGCTCTCTTCGGAAGCACCTGGCACCTTCGAGCACACCTTGATGATCTGCGGACTGGCCGAGGAGGGAGCCCGTGCCATTGGTGCCGATGTTGATCTGATCCGCACGGGCTCGCTCTATCACGATGTGGGCAAGCTGCATGCACCCGACTGGTTCATCGAGAATCAGACCAGCGGGGAGAACCCCCATACCCGACTGAACGACCCTCTGGCCAGCGCCGGCGTACTGCAGGCCCATGTGGACGAGGGCCTCAAACTGGCGCGCCGTCACCGCCTGCCTCGCCCGATCGCCGACTTCATTCCTGAGCATCAGGGGACACTGAGGATGGGCTATTTCCTTCACCAGGCCCGCGAGAAGGATCCCAGCGTTGCGGAAACACGATTCCGTTACCACGGACCAACGCCACGTTCCAAAGAGACGGGGATCATGATGCTGGCCGATGGCTGTGAGGCCGCTCTGCGTTCCCTGCCACCCGACACCAGCGAACAGGAAGCCAGGAACACGGTCAAGCGGATCGTCGAAGCTCGGATTAGCGATGGTCAGCTGGCGCAGAGCAGTCTCAGCCGGGCTGAACTGGAGCTGGTCATGCACTCCTTCGTGCGTGTATGGCGACGGATGCGTCACCGCCGCATCCCCTATCCGATTCCTGCGAAACGACGGTTCTCCGCCTAA